A genome region from Myroides fluvii includes the following:
- a CDS encoding RagB/SusD family nutrient uptake outer membrane protein, which yields MKKYIITQLLFLILVILTTSCESMIEVDLPENKINEKDVYQNINTTKAVLSTIYSNIRDKFFLSKNSSGLAYSLSLYTDELDYLGTSTNDLYLNTINADNNSSRLWWDNAYQSIYTINAFINGVSQSSAFEKQIKNQLLGEAYTLRALHYQYLIQLYGDIPYTTSTDYIFNTSIYKTPYHLALIEIEKDLLHAVELLSYEYRDNQRFYVNKAVAELLLVENYLLQKKYSEAESLAQKLVYNSLYNIEMNLDQTFKKTAKSTLWQISPLQNSAATPEANLYLFTSITPTTTVLSKKLIDSFDTNDMRFKHWIKEVKSNESVLYGVYKYKNKTNNTDEYSVFFRIEQANFLLAESLYRQDKISEAVQVINTVRIKRGLNGLPLNITKQEFETQYLTESNKEFFTESGHRFFTLKRLEKLQILKDAKPNWREFHQLFPIPEKQLLINKNLNPQNNGY from the coding sequence ATGAAAAAATATATCATAACCCAACTACTTTTTTTGATACTGGTCATTTTAACCACCTCATGTGAAAGCATGATTGAAGTTGACTTACCTGAAAATAAAATCAATGAGAAAGATGTGTATCAAAATATAAACACCACTAAAGCAGTGTTATCAACTATTTATTCCAATATAAGAGATAAGTTCTTTCTCTCTAAAAACAGCAGTGGTTTAGCATATAGTCTTAGTCTTTACACAGATGAATTAGATTATTTAGGTACTTCTACCAATGATTTATACTTAAATACGATCAATGCAGATAACAATAGTAGCCGTTTATGGTGGGATAACGCATATCAAAGCATCTATACTATCAATGCTTTTATCAATGGTGTTAGCCAATCATCTGCTTTTGAAAAGCAAATAAAAAATCAGTTATTAGGAGAAGCATATACTCTTAGAGCTTTACATTATCAGTATCTAATACAACTCTATGGAGATATTCCTTACACAACTTCAACAGATTATATCTTTAATACAAGTATTTACAAAACACCGTATCATTTAGCACTGATTGAAATTGAAAAGGATTTATTACATGCTGTAGAACTTCTTTCTTATGAATACAGGGACAATCAGCGGTTTTATGTTAACAAAGCAGTTGCGGAGTTACTTCTTGTAGAGAATTATTTACTGCAAAAAAAATATAGTGAAGCTGAAAGCCTTGCTCAAAAACTGGTTTATAATTCGTTGTACAACATTGAAATGAATCTTGACCAAACTTTCAAGAAAACTGCAAAAAGTACACTATGGCAAATCAGTCCACTACAAAACTCTGCTGCTACACCAGAAGCAAATCTATATCTATTTACGTCAATTACCCCAACAACAACGGTGTTAAGTAAAAAGCTAATAGATTCTTTTGACACTAACGATATGCGTTTTAAGCATTGGATAAAAGAAGTGAAATCTAATGAAAGTGTGTTATATGGTGTTTATAAGTATAAAAACAAAACAAATAATACTGACGAGTACTCTGTTTTTTTCAGAATAGAACAAGCCAACTTTTTGTTAGCTGAAAGTCTTTATAGACAAGACAAAATTTCTGAAGCAGTACAAGTAATCAATACTGTACGAATCAAAAGAGGATTAAATGGTCTGCCTCTAAATATTACAAAACAAGAATTTGAAACACAATATCTTACTGAATCAAATAAAGAGTTTTTCACTGAATCTGGGCATCGATTCTTTACTTTAAAAAGACTTGAAAAACTACAGATACTTAAGGATGCTAAACCTAACTGGAGAGAATTTCATCAACTTTTTCCTATACCTGAGAAACAATTACTAATCAATAAAAATCTTAATCCTCAAAACAATGGATACTAA